One Benincasa hispida cultivar B227 chromosome 5, ASM972705v1, whole genome shotgun sequence genomic window carries:
- the LOC120078726 gene encoding E3 ubiquitin-protein ligase ATL6-like, translating into MSSFTAVHGPLFFFLLLFFSASAQTQLSPDPRSDPYQYRLSGSMAVIIVILIAALFFMAFFSVYIRHCNDSQSNTVRPISNAAARSRRATRGLDPAVIETFPTLVYSDVKEHKIGKSALECAVCLNEFEDDETLRLIPKCDHVFHPECIDAWLASHSTCPVCRANLSPQLTESVHRVGDSNAVVNPDSDGGDIEAPSNDVVSETTAPPPVQIPTESELPNKALNRTRTRGSRSNRLRWLFPRSHSTGHSLVQPGEDTERFTLRLPVEIRKQVVNRKLNRATSMVVLARQSSSMRGYRFGSGEGSSRGKYYRRLERLDRTSKSDRWVLSITPPFFTRMSSMKTPRGGSNHGESGSGRELGQGNSTVDSSRLPV; encoded by the coding sequence ATGTCCTCTTTCACCGCCGTCCATggccctctcttcttcttcctcctcctcttcttctccGCCTCCGCCCAGACCCAGCTCTCCCCCGACCCCAGATCCGACCCTTACCAGTACCGCCTCAGCGGCTCCATGGCTGTCATCATCGTTATCCTCATCGCCGCCCTCTTCTTCATGGCTTTCTTCTCCGTCTACATCCGTCACTGCAATGATTCCCAATCCAACACCGTCCGTCCTATCTCCAACGCCGCCGCCCGCTCCCGTCGCGCCACCCGCGGTCTCGATCCGGCCGTAATCGAAACATTCCCAACCCTAGTTTACTCCGACGTTAAAGAGCATAAAATTGGTAAAAGTGCCCTAGAATGCGCTGTTTGTTTGAATGAATTTGAAGATGATGAAACGCTGCGTTTAATCCCTAAATGTGACCATGTGTTTCATCCCGAGTGTATTGATGCTTGGTTGGCTTCTCACTCTACTTGCCCTGTTTGTCGAGCTAATTTGTCTCCTCAACTCACTGAGTCCGTCCACCGAGTTGGCGATTCTAACGCTGTGGTTAACCCGGACTCCGACGGAGGAGATATTGAAGCTCCGTCCAACGACGTCGTTTCAGAGACGACGGCTCCACCACCGGTTCAGATACCAACGGAGTCGGAATTGCCTAACAAGGCGTTGAATCGGACCCGTACGCGTGGATCTCGTTCCAACAGATTGCGGTGGCTCTTCCCCCGGTCTCACTCGACCGGGCACTCTTTGGTCCAGCCTGGGGAAGACACCGAGCGGTTTACTCTCCGGTTGCCAGTTGAGATAAGGAAGCAAGTGGTGAATCGCAAGCTGAACCGAGCGACGAGTATGGTAGTTTTGGCAAGGCAGAGCAGTTCCATGAGAGGATACCGGTTTGGTTCAGGTGAAGGGAGTAGTCGAGGGAAGTATTACAGGAGGCTTGAGCGGTTGGACCGGACATCGAAGTCGGACCGATGGGTGTTGTCGATTACGCCGCCGTTTTTTACGCGTATGTCGTCCATGAAGACTCCTCGGGGAGGAAGTAACCATGGCGAATCCGGCTCGGGCCGAGAACTTGGACAAGGGAATTCCACGGTCGATTCAAGTAGGCTTCCGGTCTGA